A region of Toxorhynchites rutilus septentrionalis strain SRP chromosome 1, ASM2978413v1, whole genome shotgun sequence DNA encodes the following proteins:
- the LOC129763162 gene encoding hydroxysteroid dehydrogenase-like protein 2, which translates to MGINNNGNLSGRTLFITGASRGVGKAIALKAARDGANVVIAAKTAEPHPKLPGTIYTAAAEVEAAGGRALPCVVDVRDEVAVRAAVSAAVATFGGIDIVVNNASAISLTGTERTEMKRYDLMNNINTRGTFLVSKECLPYLKRSSHAHILNISPPLEMHPEWFGGHVAYSIAKFGMSMCALGMADEFKNVPIAVNTLWPAAIVHTAAVDMLHGSGVEKISRKAEIMADAAYAILAKDPRVCTGNFYIDEDVLRGEGIHDFSEYSCVPGNEDRLQRCIFVKQANKAKL; encoded by the exons ATGGGAATCAACAATAACGG CAATCTGTCTGGCCGAACGTTGTTCATTACGGGTGCATCGCGGGGCGTCGGAAAAGCGATCGCACTGAAGGCGGCTCGCGATGGGGCGAATGTTGTGATAGCGGCCAAAACGGCCGAACCCCATCCGAAGCTGCCGGGGACGATCTACACGGCGGCTGCCGAGG TGGAAGCGGCCGGCGGAAGAGCTCTGCCATGCGTGGTTGATGTGCGTGATGAGGTGGCCGTGCGGGCGGCTGTCAGCGCAGCGGTCGCCACATTCGGCGGGATTGATATAGTGGTGAATAACGCGAGCGCAATATCGCTCACTGGAACCGAGCGGACCGAGATGAAGCGGTACGATCTGATGAACAATATCAACACGAGAGGAACGTTTTTGGT ATCGAAAGAGTGTCTGCCTTACTTGAAGCGAAGTAGCCACGCTCACATATTGAACATCTCACCGCCTCTGGAGATGCACCCAGAGTGGTTCGGAGGGCACGTGGCTTACAGTATCGCCAAGTTCGGGATGTCTATGTGTGCTCTTGGGATGGCCGATGAGTTCAAGAACGTCCCAATTGCCGTCAATACGCTCTGGCCAGCGGCTATTGTTCACACGGCCGCGGTCGATATGCTGCACGGAAGCGGAGTGGAAAAGATATCCCGAAAGGCGGAAATAATGGCCGATGCCGCGTACGCAATTCTGGCTAAGGATCCTCGTGTTTGCACCGGTAATTTCTACATCGATGAGGATGTTCTGCGAGGGGAAGGCATACATGATTTCTCCGAGTATTCTTGTGTTCCGGGTAATGAAGACCGTCTACAGCGGTGCATCTTCGTGAAGCAGGCTAACAAAGCTAAATTGTAA